The DNA region TTGCTGCCCAGGGAGGCGATACCGCGGAAGATCTCATTGCCGAGACCCGGCCCCGAGGCATAGGCGGCGATGGCGGCGATCCCCATCAGCATCTGTGTGGAGACCCGGATCCCGGTCAGGATCGGCGGCCAGGCGAGCGGCAGTTCGACCCGCAGGAGCCGGGCGAGCCGCGACATCCCGATGCCGGTGGCCGCGTCGACGAGCGAGGGATCGACTCCGCGCAGCCCCACGATCGAGTTGCGCACGATCGGCAGCAGCCCGTACAGGGTCAGCGCGATCACCGTGGGCGGAACCCCCAGCCCCACGATCGGGATGAGCAGACCGATCATGGCGAGCGAGGGAATGGTCAGCAGGGTCGCCGTCGTGGTCGTGGCCAGATTCCCGGCCCACTCGCTCCGATAGGTGACGACACCGACCACCACACCGATCACCGTGGCGACGACCATGCACTGGAAGACGGCGCTGGCGTGCTGGTAGGCGTCGGCGAGAAGCTGTTGATGGCGACTGCCCAGGTACTCCCAGAAGCTCACCCGCTTTTCACCCCTGTCGCCTCAGCCGTCACTGTCGCCTCAGTCGTCGTCCTCCGCGGCCTGCTCCACCAGCGGGATGATCCGCAGCGGCACGGGGTTCTCCATGACGATCGCCGTGGAGGCCCGGACGATGCCATCAAAACCGACAACCCGGTCGATCACCCGCTGAAGATCGGCGTTGGACCGCGCCACGAGCCGGCACAGCATGTCCCCGCCGCCCGTCGTCGTGTGCAGCTCCAGCACCTCGGGCACGGTCGTCAAGTGCGCCCGTACGTCCGCCCCTTGCCCCTGCCGGATCTGCAGCGTCGCGAAGGCGGTGACGGGATATCCGAGGGCCGCGGGATCGACCTGCGGCCCGAACCCCCGGATGACTCCATTGGACTGAAGCCGGTCGAGCCGCGCCTGCACGGTCCCGCGCGCGACCCCGAGCCGCCGGGACATCTCCAGCACACCGATGCGCGGCTCCCGCGCGAGCAGCACCAGCAGCCGCCCGTCCAGATGATCGATCGCCATGAACGCCTCCGCGGTGGTCATCCTGTACACAAAGCCCGGACATGCAGGCTTTTCACTGAACATATTGCCCAGTGGATTCGCAAACTATTGCGCACCTTGCAGAACGGAGAGAGCCTGCGGCCATGACTCAGACCACCCACACCACCCCGGACACCGCGCGGCAGGCAGACCCCTTCCCGGTCAAGGGAATGGACGCGGTCGTCTTCGCCGTGGGCAACGCCAAGCAGGCGGCGCACTACTACTCCACCGCCTTCGGCATGAAGCTGGTCGCCTACTCCGGACCGGAGAACGGCAGCCGCGAGACCGCGAGCTACGTCCTGGAGAACGGCTCAGCCCGCTTCGTCCTCACCTCCGTCATCAAGGCCGCCACCCCCTGGGGCCACTTCCTGGCCGAGCACGTGGCGGAGCACGGTGACGGCGTGGTCGACCTCGCCATCGAGGTCCCGGACGCCCGCGCCGCGTACGCCTACGCCGTCGAGCACGGCGCCCGCCCGGTCACCGAGCCCTACGAGCTGAAGGACGAGCACGGCACCGTCGTACTCGCCGCCATCGCCACGTACGGCAAGACCCGCCACACCCTGGTCGAGCGCACGGGCTACGACGGCCCCTACCTCCCCGGGTTCACGGCCGCGGACCCGATCGTCCAGCCGCCCGCCCACCGCACCTTCCAGGCCATCGACCACTGCGTCGGCAACGTCGAACTCGGCCGCATGAACGAGTGGGTCGCCTTCTACAACAAGGTCATGGGCTTCACGAACATGAAGGAGTTCGTGGGCGACGACATCGCGACCGAGTACAGCGCCCTGATGTCGAAGGTCGTCGCCGACGGCACGCTCAAGGTCAAGTTCCCGATCAACGAGCCCGCCATCGCCAAGAAGAAGTCCCAGATCGACGAGTACCTGGAGTTCTACGGCGGCGCCGGCGTCCAGCACATCGCCCTCAACACGAACGACATCGTGGAGACCGTACGGACCATGCGCGCGGCCGGCGTGCGGTTCCTCGACACCCCGGACTCCTACTACGACACCCTCGGCGAGTGGGTCGGCGACACCCGCGTACCCGTCGACACCCTGCGCGAACTGAAGATCCTGGCCGACCGCGACGAGGACGGCTACCTGCTGCAGATCTTCACCAAGCCGGTCCAGGACCGCCCGACGGTCTTCTTCGAGATCATCGAACGCCACGGTTCGATGGGCTTCGGCAAGGGCAACTTCAAGGCCCTCTTCCAGGCGATCGAACGGGAGCAGGAGAAGCGCGGCAACCTGTAAGCACCGCAGCCTGCAAGGCCGTTGGGGCACTGGGCGCTGTCACACCGGGCCCAGTGCCCCCAGCGCCTCCTTCGCCGCCGGAACGCCCAGCGGCGAGAAGTACGGACTGATCCGCAGCGCCTCCTCAAGATGGCGGCGCGCGGGTCCCTCCAGCTTCGACTGCCGCTCGATCATGCCCCGGTGGTACGCGTAGGGCGCGCTGCGGACCGCACCCACGTGCTCCTTGTCGGTGGCCTTCGTGGCGAAGACGAGCGCGTCCTCGTGCTGCCCCGCGCGATGCAGCGCCCACCCCAGCGCATCCGCGACCGCCGCGGAGGGATGCCGCTCCCACTCGTCCCGCAGCAGCCGCACAGCGGCCTTCGGGTCACCGTGGTCCGCCTCGAAGAGACCCGCCACGAGATCGGTGTTCACCCCACCGGCGGCGCCCTCGCGCACCCGCTCCCGCACCACGTCGTACTGGGCCCGCGCCTCGTCGCCCAGCCCCAGGGACTCGTACAACTCGCCCAGCTCCCACGCGTACCGGGGCAGCGCCCGCTTCTCCGACGCGGCCCGGTACGCGCGTACGGCCTCCGAGGTCCGGCCAAGGGCGGCCAGCGCCCTGCCCTGCCCCGCGAGCGCGGCGTGCCCGTCGGGATCGGCCCGCACCGCGGCCTCGAAGGCGCGCAGCGACTCGGCGGGCTCCCCGCGCTCCCAGGCCAGCTCCC from Streptomyces sp. NBC_00258 includes:
- a CDS encoding Lrp/AsnC family transcriptional regulator, whose translation is MAIDHLDGRLLVLLAREPRIGVLEMSRRLGVARGTVQARLDRLQSNGVIRGFGPQVDPAALGYPVTAFATLQIRQGQGADVRAHLTTVPEVLELHTTTGGGDMLCRLVARSNADLQRVIDRVVGFDGIVRASTAIVMENPVPLRIIPLVEQAAEDDD
- the hppD gene encoding 4-hydroxyphenylpyruvate dioxygenase, which codes for MTQTTHTTPDTARQADPFPVKGMDAVVFAVGNAKQAAHYYSTAFGMKLVAYSGPENGSRETASYVLENGSARFVLTSVIKAATPWGHFLAEHVAEHGDGVVDLAIEVPDARAAYAYAVEHGARPVTEPYELKDEHGTVVLAAIATYGKTRHTLVERTGYDGPYLPGFTAADPIVQPPAHRTFQAIDHCVGNVELGRMNEWVAFYNKVMGFTNMKEFVGDDIATEYSALMSKVVADGTLKVKFPINEPAIAKKKSQIDEYLEFYGGAGVQHIALNTNDIVETVRTMRAAGVRFLDTPDSYYDTLGEWVGDTRVPVDTLRELKILADRDEDGYLLQIFTKPVQDRPTVFFEIIERHGSMGFGKGNFKALFQAIEREQEKRGNL
- a CDS encoding ABC transporter permease, translated to MSFWEYLGSRHQQLLADAYQHASAVFQCMVVATVIGVVVGVVTYRSEWAGNLATTTTATLLTIPSLAMIGLLIPIVGLGVPPTVIALTLYGLLPIVRNSIVGLRGVDPSLVDAATGIGMSRLARLLRVELPLAWPPILTGIRVSTQMLMGIAAIAAYASGPGLGNEIFRGIASLGSKNALNQVLAGTLGIIVLALLFDAAYVLIGRLTIPRGIRA